In one Neobacillus sp. WH10 genomic region, the following are encoded:
- a CDS encoding fumarylacetoacetate hydrolase family protein has product MKLVTFTHNGESRIAAIENRKLIDLHAAFKTKLTSEGKLRAAQIAEAFVPKDMNGFLQGGTESLKLAKEAIAYALKNESSVQLIFEEDEVKMEAPVPSPGKIVCVGHNYREHILEMKRELPPYPLVFAKFANTVIGPQDDIPFYPISEQLDYEAEFAFVIGKRARNVTQEDALDYVAGYTIVNDVTYRDIQRRTLQWLQGKTVDGSAPMGPWLMTADELTDPSGLDIVLTVNGEKRQHSNTANLVFSVQYLVEFLSELMTLEPGDVILTGTPGGVGVAQNPQKFLKDGDLVRIEVDQVGVLENRVKLTTEVPVG; this is encoded by the coding sequence ATGAAACTTGTTACGTTTACTCATAATGGAGAATCCAGGATTGCTGCTATAGAAAATCGGAAATTGATTGATCTTCATGCAGCGTTTAAAACCAAACTGACATCAGAAGGGAAACTTCGAGCTGCTCAAATTGCAGAAGCCTTTGTACCGAAGGATATGAATGGATTTTTGCAAGGGGGAACAGAAAGTCTAAAGCTGGCAAAAGAGGCTATCGCTTATGCACTTAAAAATGAAAGCTCGGTTCAACTAATTTTTGAAGAAGATGAAGTAAAAATGGAGGCACCGGTCCCATCCCCAGGAAAAATAGTTTGTGTTGGTCATAATTATCGTGAGCATATTTTGGAAATGAAACGGGAGCTGCCGCCGTATCCGCTCGTTTTTGCGAAGTTTGCTAATACCGTTATCGGTCCGCAAGATGATATTCCGTTTTATCCTATTTCCGAGCAGCTGGATTACGAAGCAGAATTCGCCTTTGTCATTGGGAAGCGAGCTCGAAATGTTACGCAGGAAGATGCCCTTGATTATGTAGCTGGATATACAATCGTCAACGATGTTACTTATCGTGACATTCAACGCCGTACACTTCAGTGGCTTCAAGGGAAAACAGTTGATGGGAGTGCTCCAATGGGCCCTTGGTTGATGACAGCTGATGAATTGACCGATCCATCTGGTTTGGATATTGTCTTAACGGTTAATGGAGAGAAACGTCAACACTCTAACACTGCAAATCTCGTTTTCTCTGTCCAATACCTGGTTGAATTTTTATCAGAGCTAATGACGCTCGAGCCGGGCGATGTCATCCTGACAGGGACTCCGGGGGGAGTAGGTGTCGCACAGAATCCGCAAAAATTCCTTAAAGATGGAGATCTCGTTCGTATTGAGGTCGATCAAGTAGGAGTGCTTGAAAATAGAGTAAAACTTACGACGGAGGTGCCTGTTGGATGA
- a CDS encoding DinB family protein: MSKQIQVSAIESLRESIGKIETLVMSLPEETIRWKPSEDEWSIMQIMTHIVEAIPYWGKEIKNIKSQPDQPWGRGLIDEVRLLAVSKENVTNLSVEIVVQQLHSIPPTVEKVLTTLTSEDLALKAPSRNPRFDGKPIEFIVNHLIVEHAEKHYSQMKRNVSKYNQQL, encoded by the coding sequence ATGAGCAAGCAGATACAAGTTAGTGCAATCGAATCGCTCCGTGAATCGATTGGTAAAATAGAAACGCTTGTAATGTCTCTTCCGGAAGAAACAATCCGTTGGAAACCATCGGAAGACGAATGGTCGATTATGCAAATCATGACACATATTGTTGAAGCCATTCCGTATTGGGGGAAAGAAATAAAGAATATTAAGTCACAGCCTGATCAACCATGGGGGCGAGGCCTGATAGATGAAGTACGATTACTGGCAGTCTCCAAAGAGAATGTAACAAACTTATCCGTAGAAATAGTTGTTCAACAACTCCATTCCATCCCTCCCACGGTTGAAAAGGTGCTAACAACATTGACAAGTGAAGATTTAGCTCTTAAGGCTCCAAGCCGCAATCCTCGTTTTGACGGCAAGCCGATTGAATTCATTGTTAACCACCTCATCGTAGAACATGCAGAAAAACATTACAGTCAGATGAAGCGAAATGTATCGAAATATAATCAGCAGCTGTAA
- a CDS encoding cupin domain-containing protein has translation MAEKNTFFESALVQDFNRDLEQYHLGPLWNAIPDLMKHTPEPHAQAYLWKHELLHKKLMEATQIFTPDRGGERRAIYLQNPGLNYRKPWGWASTTQTLYAAVQLILPGETAPSHRHVQNALRFVMEGEGAYSIVQGERIFMERGDFLTTPNGLWHGHGHPGDKPMIWMDCLDIPTIYYLGGTFFEPYPEKIEQPKVPDNYTAQRYEGGMVRPISDRYEKKAPLGSYKWSGTDAAINGLSRFEPDAFDGYAVEYINPSNGETACPTIAAWMQKLPAGFKGKAHRHTHASVYHVHEGAGCTIINGIRFDWTKGDFFVVPNWAWHEHIASEDSYLFSTNDLPILEKFGLERKQEYDYHNGHQMITGEFEPALP, from the coding sequence ATGGCCGAAAAGAATACCTTTTTCGAAAGTGCACTCGTACAGGATTTTAACCGTGATCTTGAGCAGTATCATCTTGGCCCATTGTGGAATGCGATTCCTGATTTAATGAAACATACCCCTGAGCCGCATGCACAAGCATATCTTTGGAAACATGAATTACTGCATAAAAAATTGATGGAAGCGACACAAATTTTTACACCGGACCGTGGGGGAGAACGCCGGGCTATCTATTTACAGAACCCTGGGCTGAATTATAGAAAGCCTTGGGGTTGGGCATCGACTACACAAACGTTATATGCTGCTGTTCAATTAATCCTGCCGGGAGAGACTGCTCCTTCCCATCGTCATGTCCAGAATGCTCTCCGCTTTGTCATGGAGGGAGAAGGTGCTTACTCCATTGTCCAGGGAGAGCGTATTTTCATGGAACGTGGAGATTTCCTCACGACGCCAAATGGACTTTGGCATGGGCACGGTCATCCTGGTGATAAGCCGATGATATGGATGGATTGCCTTGACATCCCGACCATCTACTATCTTGGAGGGACGTTCTTTGAGCCGTATCCGGAAAAAATTGAACAGCCAAAGGTTCCGGACAATTATACTGCTCAACGCTACGAAGGTGGAATGGTCCGCCCTATTTCGGACCGTTATGAAAAAAAAGCTCCTCTTGGTTCATATAAGTGGTCGGGGACAGATGCGGCGATTAATGGTCTAAGCCGGTTTGAACCGGATGCCTTCGACGGCTATGCCGTTGAATACATTAACCCATCCAATGGGGAGACAGCGTGTCCAACCATAGCAGCTTGGATGCAAAAATTACCTGCAGGCTTTAAAGGAAAAGCCCATCGCCACACACATGCATCCGTTTATCACGTTCATGAGGGGGCAGGCTGCACTATCATAAATGGAATCCGTTTTGACTGGACTAAAGGTGATTTCTTTGTTGTGCCGAACTGGGCATGGCACGAACACATAGCGTCAGAAGACAGCTATCTGTTCTCTACTAACGACCTGCCGATTTTAGAGAAATTTGGGTTAGAACGCAAGCAGGAATACGATTACCATAACGGACATCAAATGATAACAGGAGAATTCGAGCCGGCTCTGCCATGA
- a CDS encoding amidase family protein: protein MNERQESKSSVSKSEKSTNELWNWTARELAHGIRTKVISSREAVISCLNRIDQVNPKINAIVEVLAEEALHAASEADQAVSNGEDLGPLHGVPTATKINSHQAGHATTEGVVAFKDNIASHDSPPIANLRKAGAVFIGRTNVPSFSLRWFSNNDLHGRTLNPWDSSRTPGGSSGGSGAAVACGMVPIAHGNDIAGSIRYPAYACGVTGLRPTVGRIPSWAGSVDADQSLAVQMMSTQGPLARNVGDLRLALSAMSSIDPRDCIQSPVPLIGEPLKRPIRVGLLRDVGVIKLHSSVNQALDAAASYLNDAGYVVEEVELPLFAEAYKLWWLIVLEDIRGMMPMIEEFGDRGTRLNLQYVSEVSAEWWGEPSLEKFKRGYARRGTLIMQLQQFLEEYPLLLLPISAEQAFKQDEDIESIDSGRRLMAAQWPMSAIPVLGFPAISVPTSVIDGLPMGVQLLGRRFREDTLFDAAEVIEAHASISTPIDPKFG, encoded by the coding sequence ATGAATGAAAGACAGGAATCAAAATCCTCCGTCAGTAAAAGCGAGAAAAGTACAAATGAACTTTGGAACTGGACGGCTAGAGAACTCGCTCATGGGATCCGCACTAAAGTGATTTCCTCCCGTGAAGCCGTAATAAGTTGTCTCAACCGAATTGATCAAGTTAATCCTAAAATTAATGCAATAGTAGAGGTATTAGCTGAAGAAGCCCTTCATGCAGCCAGTGAAGCTGATCAAGCTGTGTCAAATGGGGAGGATCTTGGGCCTCTTCATGGCGTACCAACCGCAACTAAGATTAATAGTCATCAAGCAGGGCATGCCACGACAGAAGGGGTTGTTGCCTTCAAAGATAATATTGCTTCTCATGATAGCCCGCCAATTGCAAACTTACGAAAGGCGGGAGCGGTATTTATCGGCCGAACTAACGTGCCTTCTTTTAGTTTAAGATGGTTTTCCAATAACGATTTACACGGTCGGACACTTAATCCTTGGGATTCCTCTAGAACACCAGGTGGTTCAAGTGGAGGATCTGGTGCAGCTGTTGCATGCGGAATGGTGCCAATTGCGCATGGTAATGATATTGCGGGCTCCATTCGTTATCCGGCATATGCATGTGGGGTAACAGGTTTAAGGCCCACTGTGGGACGTATACCAAGCTGGGCAGGATCTGTTGATGCTGACCAGTCACTTGCCGTTCAAATGATGTCAACACAGGGACCTTTGGCACGGAATGTAGGAGATTTACGTCTAGCTCTTTCTGCAATGTCTTCCATTGATCCGCGTGATTGCATTCAATCACCTGTTCCCTTAATAGGAGAACCACTTAAACGCCCAATTCGTGTAGGATTATTGCGAGATGTAGGTGTCATAAAGCTTCATTCTTCTGTTAATCAGGCTTTAGATGCTGCAGCTTCCTACTTAAACGATGCTGGCTATGTGGTAGAGGAAGTAGAACTTCCATTATTTGCTGAGGCATATAAACTTTGGTGGTTAATAGTTTTAGAGGACATCCGTGGAATGATGCCTATGATTGAGGAGTTTGGGGATCGGGGTACAAGATTAAATTTACAATATGTTTCCGAAGTTTCTGCAGAATGGTGGGGAGAGCCTAGTCTTGAAAAATTCAAACGAGGGTATGCACGCCGAGGTACACTTATAATGCAGTTGCAACAGTTCTTAGAAGAATATCCATTACTGCTCCTGCCAATTTCAGCAGAACAAGCGTTTAAACAAGATGAGGATATAGAAAGTATTGATAGTGGTCGGCGCCTAATGGCGGCCCAATGGCCAATGTCAGCCATTCCTGTATTAGGCTTTCCTGCTATATCAGTACCCACATCCGTTATTGATGGTTTGCCGATGGGAGTTCAGCTTTTAGGAAGACGATTTCGAGAGGATACTTTATTTGATGCTGCGGAGGTAATTGAAGCTCATGCAAGTATCTCAACTCCAATTGACCCCAAATTCGGTTAA
- a CDS encoding MFS transporter, with translation MVISNSNQSRLYEYRVVALVFFAWGFIFLDRSALSYIVPTLVNDVPLTNGQIGQINMWQTIGYAIAGPLIGVISDKTERRKPLLIAAIFATTIFSALSGLANSYTSLLILRFLVGASEGPIFPLAMTMVAAASSYGRFGRNAGIVNAGVGVIAMTLGPILVTQLVSLTNWHWAFVMVSIPSLLLGILIWLFTSEVKPSSVEKQDIMEKREETKSSFLEIFKYRNVVVSILISICCMAGLWILYAFAPLYLTSVGQVSIQKMGVIMSSMGIVGIFTAIVIPIFSDYFGRKKGLIFFSFLAVLAPLGLYLFPMGWVGIGGLVLFGGMLGSITPIYMIIIPKESLPVHLTATSSALIIGIGEVIGSFILGGAGTLADSSGLSFVMIVSAVASLLMAILGFGLIETNSYKAKTISNKVIEKGLVETE, from the coding sequence ATGGTAATTTCTAATTCGAATCAATCTCGTCTCTATGAATATAGAGTAGTAGCTCTTGTCTTTTTTGCATGGGGCTTCATTTTTTTAGACCGTTCAGCTTTATCTTATATTGTTCCAACATTAGTTAATGATGTACCACTTACTAATGGTCAAATTGGTCAGATAAATATGTGGCAAACAATTGGTTACGCAATTGCTGGTCCATTAATTGGAGTTATCTCTGATAAAACGGAACGTAGAAAGCCCCTTTTAATTGCAGCAATATTTGCCACTACTATTTTTTCTGCCTTATCTGGGTTAGCAAATTCGTATACATCCCTATTAATATTGCGATTCTTAGTAGGTGCAAGTGAAGGTCCTATTTTCCCTTTAGCGATGACTATGGTAGCAGCAGCATCAAGTTATGGAAGATTTGGAAGGAATGCTGGGATTGTGAATGCTGGGGTAGGAGTTATAGCAATGACTCTAGGCCCAATTTTAGTTACACAATTAGTTTCATTAACTAATTGGCACTGGGCTTTTGTTATGGTAAGTATTCCAAGTTTGCTTTTGGGAATATTAATATGGTTGTTTACTAGTGAAGTAAAACCTTCCTCAGTTGAAAAACAAGATATTATGGAGAAAAGGGAAGAAACAAAATCAAGTTTTCTTGAAATCTTCAAATACAGAAACGTTGTAGTTAGTATTTTAATCTCTATTTGTTGTATGGCTGGGTTATGGATTTTATATGCATTCGCACCGCTTTACCTAACATCTGTAGGACAAGTATCAATTCAAAAAATGGGAGTAATAATGTCATCGATGGGAATTGTAGGGATTTTTACAGCTATTGTTATTCCGATTTTTTCTGATTATTTTGGTAGAAAAAAAGGATTGATATTTTTTTCTTTTTTAGCAGTGTTAGCTCCTCTTGGTTTGTATTTATTCCCTATGGGATGGGTTGGAATTGGTGGCTTAGTTCTATTTGGAGGAATGTTAGGATCGATTACACCTATTTATATGATTATTATCCCAAAGGAAAGTTTACCTGTACATTTAACAGCAACCTCAAGTGCCTTAATAATTGGTATTGGTGAGGTTATTGGTTCATTTATACTGGGAGGGGCGGGTACTTTAGCGGATTCTAGTGGTCTTTCTTTTGTTATGATTGTATCTGCTGTAGCTTCTTTACTTATGGCTATATTAGGTTTTGGATTAATTGAAACAAACTCATATAAAGCAAAGACAATATCAAATAAGGTAATTGAAAAGGGATTAGTAGAAACAGAATAA
- a CDS encoding ABC transporter substrate-binding protein, whose protein sequence is MISKKWYKSIQAVVLGMSVLGLAACGTTKEPAASVVEDPNSLSLKEIETKAKKEGEINSVGMPDSWANWGETWNEVKQKYTLKHNDTDLSSAEEIAKMESEKENATADIGDVGISFGPIAEQKKLTIPYKTSYWNDVPEWAKDDNGDWVVGYQGTIAFFTNKELVKNPPKTWDDILKGNYKVTVGDVQRGTQNQMAVLAAAIAYGGDETNLQPGIDYFVKLAKQGRLSLTDAKPANIEKGEVEVALVWDFNAIGYAEQINRKQFDVTIPKEGSVVSGYSTIINKYAKHPYAAMATREYILSDEGQINLAKGYARPIRDNVKLPEEVADKMIPKEEYKNAKPIKDYKAWEETAKTLPQLWQEEVVVHVK, encoded by the coding sequence ATGATTAGTAAGAAGTGGTACAAGTCGATTCAAGCTGTGGTGTTAGGAATGAGCGTACTAGGATTAGCTGCTTGTGGAACGACAAAAGAGCCAGCTGCTTCAGTTGTTGAGGATCCCAACTCATTATCCTTGAAAGAAATTGAAACAAAAGCCAAAAAAGAGGGCGAAATTAATAGTGTTGGTATGCCTGATTCATGGGCCAACTGGGGAGAAACGTGGAATGAAGTGAAGCAAAAATATACATTGAAACATAATGATACAGATTTATCCAGTGCCGAAGAGATTGCCAAAATGGAATCTGAAAAAGAGAATGCAACTGCAGATATCGGTGATGTAGGGATTTCCTTCGGACCTATTGCCGAACAGAAAAAATTAACAATCCCTTATAAAACTTCTTATTGGAACGATGTACCTGAGTGGGCAAAAGATGACAACGGGGATTGGGTTGTCGGCTACCAAGGAACGATTGCCTTCTTCACGAATAAAGAATTAGTGAAAAACCCGCCAAAAACTTGGGATGATATTTTAAAAGGAAATTATAAAGTAACCGTTGGAGATGTTCAGCGTGGTACACAGAATCAAATGGCCGTTCTTGCTGCAGCTATCGCTTATGGGGGCGATGAAACAAATCTCCAACCTGGAATTGACTATTTTGTTAAGCTTGCCAAGCAAGGCCGCCTTAGCTTAACTGATGCCAAGCCTGCTAACATCGAAAAAGGGGAAGTGGAAGTAGCCCTTGTTTGGGATTTCAATGCCATTGGTTATGCTGAACAAATCAATCGTAAACAGTTCGATGTCACCATTCCAAAGGAAGGTTCAGTCGTAAGCGGCTATTCTACGATTATTAACAAATATGCGAAGCATCCATATGCCGCAATGGCAACTAGAGAATATATCTTAAGCGACGAGGGACAAATTAACTTGGCTAAAGGGTATGCCCGTCCTATTCGCGATAATGTAAAACTTCCGGAAGAAGTAGCGGATAAAATGATTCCAAAAGAAGAGTACAAGAATGCAAAACCAATTAAAGATTACAAAGCTTGGGAAGAAACGGCTAAAACGTTACCGCAGCTTTGGCAAGAAGAGGTAGTAGTCCATGTCAAATAA
- a CDS encoding alkaline phosphatase family protein: protein MSNKVIAIVVDGMRYDKACETLGFIQHLVETNQAALYKVKSELPSLSRPLYEVLLTGTTASVNGITSNQAVRLSTEKSLFHLTKENGLRNGTVSYYWVSELYNRAPFDYIEDREQEDESKPIQYGKFYWDDDYPDSHVLMDAEALRRKYDPHFLYIHPLGVDVKGEAFGSESKEYREQILKMGSLLAQLLPIWMKEGYHILITSDHGMSEYGNHGGITDGERDVPLFIISQKVEPGVHSEVVPQLAFAPLVCELLEIEPSDKMVNYSLPGLKRKMTV, encoded by the coding sequence ATGTCAAATAAAGTAATCGCTATTGTTGTCGATGGGATGAGATACGATAAAGCCTGTGAAACTCTCGGATTTATTCAACATCTTGTGGAAACCAATCAGGCAGCACTATACAAGGTTAAATCGGAGCTGCCAAGTTTATCCCGTCCATTATATGAAGTGTTACTAACTGGTACAACTGCATCAGTGAACGGAATTACGTCCAATCAAGCCGTTCGTCTATCTACTGAGAAAAGTCTTTTTCATCTCACGAAAGAAAACGGCTTAAGAAACGGAACGGTATCGTATTACTGGGTAAGCGAACTTTATAATCGTGCGCCATTCGATTATATTGAAGATCGTGAACAAGAGGACGAGTCTAAGCCGATTCAATACGGAAAATTCTATTGGGACGATGACTATCCAGATAGTCATGTGTTAATGGATGCTGAAGCGTTGCGCAGAAAGTATGACCCACACTTTTTATATATTCATCCGCTCGGTGTCGATGTAAAAGGAGAAGCATTCGGTTCAGAATCGAAAGAATATCGTGAACAAATCTTAAAAATGGGCAGTTTGTTGGCACAACTTTTGCCGATTTGGATGAAAGAAGGGTATCACATTTTAATTACATCAGATCATGGCATGAGTGAATATGGCAATCACGGCGGCATAACAGATGGTGAGCGTGATGTACCACTCTTTATCATCAGCCAAAAAGTGGAGCCTGGTGTTCACAGTGAGGTCGTTCCGCAATTGGCTTTTGCACCGCTTGTTTGTGAACTGTTAGAGATTGAGCCGTCCGATAAAATGGTGAACTATTCACTGCCAGGTCTTAAGAGGAAAATGACCGTTTAA
- a CDS encoding ABC transporter permease subunit: protein MRKIKKQKFYLLALLLPFILFVIGFEIGPLVAMLKDSFYADDGIQVTIQQYLTIFKSKFYLQAIQNSLVISLFSAVISVIIAVIAAYSFTKFSQKIQNRLLMIANMTSNFEGIPLSFSYIILLGNNGLFTLLFSKLGLDVFADFNLYSWTGLILVYIYFQIPLAVMLIYPSYQGIKKQWKEASSLLGGTTLSFWRHIGIPVLLPSIAGTFSILFANAMGAYATAYALVGSNYNLLSLQIASLVSSDVTLNPQLGSAMGVLLAATMIGAMWFNERMMRRIRRDLR, encoded by the coding sequence TTGAGAAAAATTAAAAAGCAAAAATTTTACTTATTAGCTCTCTTACTGCCATTTATTTTGTTTGTGATTGGGTTTGAAATAGGACCATTAGTGGCCATGTTGAAGGATAGTTTTTATGCAGACGATGGAATTCAAGTGACGATTCAACAATACCTAACCATATTTAAAAGTAAATTTTATTTACAAGCCATTCAAAATAGCCTTGTCATTTCGTTGTTCTCTGCTGTTATTTCTGTGATTATCGCGGTAATTGCGGCATATTCATTTACAAAGTTCTCACAAAAAATACAAAATCGCTTACTGATGATTGCCAATATGACTTCGAACTTTGAAGGAATTCCGCTTTCCTTTTCCTATATTATTTTACTTGGAAACAATGGATTGTTTACGCTGCTTTTTTCTAAGCTTGGTTTGGATGTATTTGCAGACTTTAATTTATATTCTTGGACAGGTCTCATTTTGGTTTATATTTATTTCCAGATTCCGCTTGCTGTTATGCTTATATACCCATCCTATCAGGGAATTAAAAAGCAATGGAAAGAAGCTTCTTCCTTATTAGGTGGAACGACCTTATCCTTTTGGCGCCACATCGGGATCCCGGTTCTTTTACCTAGCATTGCTGGTACATTTAGTATTTTGTTTGCGAATGCAATGGGAGCTTATGCGACAGCCTATGCACTTGTCGGAAGCAACTATAATTTATTATCCTTGCAAATTGCCTCTTTAGTATCGAGTGACGTTACCTTAAATCCGCAGTTGGGTAGTGCGATGGGTGTTCTTCTAGCTGCGACCATGATCGGGGCGATGTGGTTCAATGAACGAATGATGCGTCGTATTAGGAGGGATTTACGATGA
- a CDS encoding ABC transporter permease subunit: MKSSLVFHKVIVGLLVIYLLIPLVGTFLFSMAGKWDHTILPESYTLKWYIELFQDERFYLALQHTLFLIVVTVGLSVVIMLPTIFIITVYFGKWEKWLQAAAMLPYGIPPIVGAVGLIKVYSDGPIQIAGTPWILVGAYFITILPFMYQGIRNSLRTVNAVQLVDAAELLGATKFQAFRTVVFPNIISGILVSTLLSVALLFSEFAFANLLVGGRFETIQIYLADKLNSSGHLTSAIVITYYSIILLLTGTVLKLTFRKEKDLFFSNKKRSLSFLKKSYRQKNTVLEGENS, from the coding sequence ATGAAGTCTTCATTAGTGTTTCATAAAGTGATTGTGGGATTGCTTGTTATCTATTTATTAATACCGCTAGTAGGAACGTTTTTATTCTCGATGGCTGGAAAATGGGACCATACGATTCTACCAGAGAGTTATACGTTGAAATGGTATATCGAATTATTTCAAGATGAACGGTTTTATCTGGCGCTGCAGCATACGCTGTTTTTAATTGTCGTGACGGTTGGTCTTAGTGTGGTAATTATGCTTCCAACGATTTTTATCATCACTGTCTATTTTGGTAAATGGGAAAAATGGCTTCAAGCAGCCGCGATGCTTCCTTATGGCATTCCACCTATTGTTGGAGCTGTGGGCTTAATCAAAGTATATTCAGATGGACCGATTCAAATTGCCGGAACACCATGGATTTTAGTTGGTGCTTATTTCATCACGATTCTGCCATTTATGTACCAAGGTATTCGCAACAGCCTTCGTACGGTGAATGCGGTCCAGCTTGTCGATGCGGCCGAATTACTAGGGGCCACAAAATTCCAAGCGTTTCGGACAGTGGTGTTTCCCAATATTATCTCTGGTATTTTAGTGTCTACCTTATTATCCGTTGCGCTATTATTTAGTGAGTTTGCGTTTGCCAATTTGCTTGTCGGGGGCCGATTTGAAACGATTCAAATTTATCTTGCCGATAAACTCAACAGTAGTGGTCACTTAACTAGTGCCATTGTAATTACGTATTACTCTATCATTTTACTTTTAACGGGGACTGTATTAAAACTTACGTTTAGAAAAGAGAAAGATCTTTTCTTTTCTAATAAGAAACGATCTCTTTCATTTTTAAAGAAATCATACCGTCAAAAAAATACAGTTTTAGAAGGTGAAAATTCATGA
- a CDS encoding ABC transporter ATP-binding protein — MSYVTIDQVTKGYNQQVVLENISLTLKKGEFATLLGQSGCGKSTLLRSIAGLEDVDAGSIFIDGKDITHLSPRNREVGMVFQSYALFPNMNVFENIAYGLKMKKAKNIKSRVTKMIELVDLIGKEQSYPHQLSGGQQQRVALARALVIEPKVLLLDEPLSALDAKIRKNLQKELKRIQKELDITTIFVTHDQEEAMTMSDRIFVMNKGKIVQSGSPTEIYTLPANTFVAKFIGNYNVLNMDVFRKLVQRTELDGNEVAIRPEVLQLVSVGEDNLDLQANWGIKGLIKDISMTGNVLRYEVETEASAFIVDDLHHQGKMFEQGAQVQILVPKKGCIIFAN, encoded by the coding sequence ATGAGCTATGTAACGATTGATCAAGTGACGAAGGGTTATAATCAACAAGTCGTGTTAGAAAATATTTCATTGACATTAAAAAAGGGAGAATTTGCGACCCTTCTTGGACAAAGCGGATGCGGAAAAAGCACGTTATTACGATCCATTGCCGGACTTGAAGATGTGGATGCAGGAAGTATCTTCATTGATGGAAAAGATATTACTCATTTATCACCGCGTAACCGTGAAGTAGGTATGGTGTTTCAATCGTATGCATTATTCCCGAATATGAACGTTTTTGAAAATATCGCTTATGGTCTTAAAATGAAGAAGGCAAAGAATATTAAATCGAGAGTAACCAAGATGATTGAACTGGTCGATTTAATTGGAAAAGAACAGTCCTATCCTCATCAATTATCCGGTGGACAACAACAAAGGGTGGCACTTGCCCGCGCACTTGTTATTGAACCAAAGGTCCTGCTTTTGGATGAGCCGTTAAGTGCATTGGATGCGAAAATTAGAAAAAACTTACAAAAAGAATTGAAGAGAATCCAAAAAGAATTAGATATTACTACAATTTTTGTGACCCATGATCAGGAAGAAGCAATGACAATGTCGGATCGGATTTTTGTTATGAATAAAGGAAAAATTGTCCAATCTGGTTCTCCAACAGAAATTTATACCTTGCCCGCCAATACATTTGTGGCAAAATTTATCGGAAATTACAATGTTTTAAATATGGATGTTTTCCGTAAACTTGTTCAAAGGACAGAGTTAGACGGGAATGAGGTTGCCATTCGTCCTGAAGTTTTACAACTAGTTTCCGTTGGTGAAGATAATTTGGATTTACAAGCGAACTGGGGTATTAAAGGTTTAATTAAAGATATTTCCATGACAGGAAATGTTTTAAGATATGAAGTAGAAACAGAAGCGTCCGCTTTCATTGTAGATGATCTTCATCATCAAGGTAAAATGTTTGAACAAGGAGCACAGGTTCAAATTCTTGTACCAAAGAAAGGATGCATTATATTTGCTAATTAG